A stretch of DNA from Prunus dulcis unplaced genomic scaffold, ALMONDv2, whole genome shotgun sequence:
aatgtgtttcgtcgcgcaaagtaactttgcgcgttcaatattttttcgtcgagcaaagtctttcttcacgatctttgcgcgacggattctgcgcgacaaagtttttgtcgcgttaaaatttgtgcgactacaatgtattttgcgcgacgaaattctcttcgtcgcgcaaagtgtaaaatgtagtagtgaaattagagatatttagttatacaatcattcttagcactaaaactataaataaactctgcatcatttaatttatataaacaaacccaaaaaatgaaagctaaccctattgaatttaattttggttattaaattactttgatgtcctattgagtgttttggattttttttatgagattttggggttgtgtttgttttaagaaatcaatgacagttttgtaatttaaaagaagttaaaagcctttttgttatgttgtaaatggactttgggtgtgtttctaaagtccatctCATAGggttttttaataatttggactcctatattgggtataatagtgaatctcccttaaaattacctcttttttttttaactaatAAGAGAGGGGGATTAGAGTTCAAAATATTTTGATAAAAGCGATACAGAGGTAGTGTGattagaatttaaaatttatttgaacaTTTGAAAGAAACATTTTTAATTCAAGGCTTggattataaataaaagaaatgcGAAAGTTGTTGACTTCCAGACTTCTAGTCTTCTACCGAAATCTTCTTCTCATAAATTTGTTCGTATCCCAAACGCTTGACCatggactatatatatatatatatatatatatttgctcGTTCAGTGGAAGAGGGTCGCTTGGATTAAATTCTTGATGGTAAAATAATCAAGAAGTGGTTGATCTCGCAAAAAGCTGTTTAGGGTTGCAGGATGAAAGGCCCTCCATGAGAGAAGTAGCCATTAAGCTCGAGGTTATGGCATGGGATTATTCAGCTGCTAAGGGACTGGTTAAGTTGAATTTCTTTCCATCTCCATCTCCCAAAGAGACCGAGACCACTTTCTTGGGTCATCTTCAAACGCTCAACTTCTTCATGTCAGACGTGAACATGATGAATTGTTTGGTTCTACTTTAGTTCTAGTGGGATGCAAAATCAAATCGAAATTAATGCCGAACTCGTATAGTATCATGATGGCCGACATATAATTCATTGTCTTGttgctagctagctagctagtgaTGTAATGAGAATTTCGATTTTGGCAAGGTTCATGAAAAACATATTGATTTCAAGCCTAAGCCTTggataattaaacaaaaaaaatgttgaagTTAGCctctcaaaaaaataatttttttttcataatttgatGCCagctttttttccttttccaggGCTTCTTTTAATTGTATATGATTTtagaccaaaaataaaaaataataattcaaatctAATAAATAATccccagaagaagaaaatttggtataaaaaaaagagtactTACCACAACACCTCCACACAATAATGTACCACCAATTACCCCACCTCTTCCAACAAAGGTCACAACTAAGGCGGGGCTGCATACataaatacacacacatatataaatacacGCACACATGCCTTCACCAGATTTATTTAATTGCAAACCAAACCTGTCCTTGGACAAGTAATCGTACCATCACTCTTCCTTGCCATTTCTTCAAAAGCCTGCCAAGATCATCAAATACTAGAAATCAGACAAGGAAAGTACGTACATATATAAGCAGGCATGCAGCCGCGGTGGGAAGATAACATCTTATTACTACACACATGCCTTTATTATATGCACAACTCAcgacaaaattaattaattagttgcaCATACATGATAATACTAACCAATTCGATCACCAAGCTGAACACTTGCCAAGTCTTCGGCCTTCAGAATCAGAACTTCAACTTCACCGATGGCCCAAAAACTAGAAGGAGAGGTGGGCAATTCGGCAGAAACGCTGGCAGATTTAGATCGCACCCAACGTTGTATAAGCTCATCTCCACTGTGATTTGGACGTTCTCCTTCTCTAAGGTAATGTTTCGAGTTTTCGTTTGTTACTGACACAACTCCGCTGACGATGAAGAACATCATTTCCATTTGTTTATCCTTCATAATAATGTACTCATCTTTATACGTTTTTTCAGTAAGATGCTTGCATACTTCTTTCAACACTTCCTCATTCATAGTCTTAAGGATTTCCACCTAGGATATTATTGGAGACCATATTTATTTAAGGCAAAGGAGAAATTAGAATAatgattaaaatatatatatatatatatatatatatagatagatataGGTCTGTTTCTCTTCATCCAGAGGAACTTACATTCTTTAGGATGGTCAGTTCTCGAGGCTGATCAGAATCTGTAGGCAGGGTGGTTTCCGTGCTGAATTTCGACCTGAATTCAGAGACTACACTCTTCAAGTCGTCGGCTTTGAGAGCAAGTATTTCAACAGGACCACCACGCACACTACATAGCGCAGAACCAGGTGATAAAGGTAGTTTGGCAGGAAAGGACTTGTGTACCCAAGTTGTAACCCATTGTACAAGTTCTTCTCCATAGAAACTTCCTATTTCACAGGTGTTTTTAACGTTCTCTTCCAAAGCACTATCGCTTTCAATTAATACAACTCCTCGGATGACGAAGAACATCATTTTAAGTGGTTTTTTCTCTTGAAGAATATGGCGCTTGGCAACATTGAAGTTCATGTGCTTAAGGCACTTGCATATTGCTTCCAACACTTGTTCATCCATTTGTTGAAAGATTTCCACCTAAAATTAGATAGATGTGACATTGtcagttaaaaaaaatataaagcaaATTGGTTAAAAGTTAGTACTGCAGATGGAGCAACTTACTTTCTTTAGCCAAGTTAACCGGATATCTGAGAGAGAGGCGAAATTGCTGAAATGCTTCATGAACTTAGAGACTACATTCTTCAACATCCTGGCCTTCAAAATGAGGACTTCGGCATCATTTGAGACTACTCTAACAGTGCAGGTCGACAAGGGTAATATGGTAGGAAAAGACTTATCCAATACCCACTCAAGAAGTTCTTCTCCAATAAAATTTGCTTCCGGAGGGTTCTCATTTTTTGTTACCTCTCCTCTCGTGATGAAGAACATCCTACTAACTGGTTGGTTCTCTCGAACAATATAGTCGTCGCGTTTATAGCTAACCGGAGAAAGATGATGAGACATTGCTTTCAATACTTGTTTATCCATAGTTTGAAGTTTTGGCACCTAGGATTTGACACATTATTAATTTCTCAAACATAAAGAGAACAttatataaatcaaataaGTAACATCATTGTATATTAGTAGCTAGCTAGGATGGAAGGTGAGAATCCAATTATTCATCTTTTATATATCTTCTAAATAGAGAGGAGCTTACTTTCTGAAGAATAGTTACCACCATGCGCAACTCGTTGATATGCCGCCTGGAACTAAAGCTCAAGGTCGCCATGTCTGTGGCAGAGAGAACAAGGGCTTGAACATCATCAATGGCCTGAACAGACTGGTTTATGGGTTTTGCATCACTAGAGGAGGTCCACAATGGGGAAACTAGAAGTTCCTCTCCATAAAAATCTCCTGGGCCTAGATGTTCCAACTGAGAACCATCTGTCTTTTCAATGATTACACTTCCGTCCACAATGAAAAGCATCATTTCAAGTGTTTCATCCTtgtttataatgatttttccaGGAGTATACTTCTCAGGATGAAGCTTCTCAGAGATTTCTACCAGAACTCCTTCGTCCATGTCTTTAAGTAGTGGCACCTagaaatatttgagaaaaataatcagcaattaaaaatataatatatatcatCATTGGATACGAATAATGGTggtgaaaatttaaatatgaTGCGTTGGGATGAACCTACCTTCCTCAGCCTACTCAACGGGCTGTAACTTTTGATTTCTTCGAGGGGAAGAATAGAGAGGATTTCCCTAACCACATCAAAATCCGAGTTTTCTTCAAGCTCCCTTTTTATCTCTTCCATGATCTTTTGCTTTCTACTAAGGGGGATGCCATGGCCAGATAACCATGATTCTACTTTTCGGTCATTTTCTTTAAGCTTCCGTTTAAGTTTATTCTCGCGTCTGTGCGACTCTAACCTTTCAGTATCTATAAGCACGTAGGTCTATTTCACAACAACAAGGTTCAGTTCATTAGTTCTAATTATAATTGTTATAGAAAATTacatatatctatatatctAAAGCAAAAGGCACACACATGAGTGTGTGATAAGGGgttagtgtatatatatatatatatatatatatatatataatgcgaATGGATCCCATAAGATTTTCCCTCAATTGAAGCTTTCTGTCtcccgagagagagagagagagagagagagagagagagagagagagagagagagagagagagagagagagaatatcaAATCAGGAGCTTTAAGCTTACGGAAAACTTTTTATACACCATACGAACCTGCAAATTTCCAATGAGATATACAAACAGTATCAAGCCGATTATAGATATAAAAGCTACAAAGGCGATTTCCCATGTATAGAAACTCGGTTGGAGATTTGAAGCTAGAGAACTGCAAACATGAAATGGATCAGAATACATAATATATACAAATCTCAATTGCTCAATGTAAGGAAATCTAAAACCATTTATCTCTAGTTAAAAAACAGCATCAATGTATACGTTGACATGTACAAACCTCAAATTTCGCAGGCCCCAACAAAAACTGTTCAAAAACTTCAGGGGATAGTCTGTTGACCACAATGCACCTGACTGAAGGACATTTAGGTATATGCCAAAATTAAATGGTGGAGTTGTATCTGGTGGATTTATTGGGCAGAAATCATTTAGAACCGtaatatttttcaatgtttggTGATCATGACAATTAAATGTAATAGCGCCACATCCATTTCCATATAGACATGCATGTTCCCAGCAACTTATCATTTGTTGAGCAGCAAAAAAGTACCAAAAAGCTCCAAGCACCTAAAGAAAACAACAAGCTTGTTAGATTGaacttttgagaaaaatatgatcctttatttaaagaaagcgaactttttaaaattaaataaattacgaTAAAAGTGAAACTTACATGACTAGCGAGAATGTAGAGGAAAAGATTGAGTAAACCTTTAAGCCATAATGGGATTTGTCCTTTGAAAGGTTTTCTAGCTTTCTTGCATGATAGGTAGATGCGAAGAACTCGTGGTACATATTGCACCATAATAAGAAAGTTCATAGTACGCTTCCCGAAAGATCCTGAGACCCTCATATtcggaaagaaaaagagaattgCCACCTGGACACATTGCAATGTTAATATCAACTATTAACAACATATCATGAgacaaaatattaaattagaGTAATGCTAGAGATACTAAATTTGTTTATCCAGTGACCTGACAATTGGATCCCAAGTGACATGGCAACGTCATATCATCGCTTAATGATCTggatttattaattagttcaAAAGTCATAATGATTTTttagagggaaaaaaattCCTAACTGACAATTATGTACCCTAatcttattaaaattttaaaatattgctCCAACATTAACTTTACTGTcaaaaattttgttaattgcCTACGTGGTAAGGGTAGGTCCCACCTATTCGTTTCTTTTGATGCCATTTGAAAAGTATTTTCGGGCAATTGGTGTCTTCTCTCCCAAACCCATTTGACATCAATTGTCTGAAATACCCTTCAACTAGCATTGAAAGAAGTGAATAAGTAGGTCACAAGTCTGTCAGGTGGGCAATTAACGGAAATTTCGCTAGTGAAGTTAATGCATAAACTagattgcaaaaaattaataagattAGGATACATAATTGTTAAATTTGAGAGTGCATAAACAAATATGCCTTAAGGGTGAAAGTTTAGCAttctaattgaaattaaccctagttttcttttgttgaaatCGAAATAGTAGAGATGACGCCCAGTCTTCATGATAAAGGTATTCTTCTTCGATTCAATCAAACATAGTCAAAATTAGGGGCGGACCCAACATGGGACTAGTGTGGTCCCAGACCCccattccattttttttacctcttttatttgtatattatacatgatatataatataataatatatatattagattagttttaggatatttaccctaaaataaaataatatattatgttCTTTTTGTATACATATAAAGCATAAAATGTCTTGATCTCCTTTCAACTCATCTCTCTTAAATCTTCTAGGTTAGTTTATGATATTTGCACTAAAAACTCTTAAAGttttaacattttatttaaagttttgtgatttttttttccccatttttttttttcatgtatgagttgggtaccttaatattgtgctttatgaacttttttttctccatttcttttatCTGTTAGAATataaaatgattaattttttaagtctTTAATAGTGTAGATGATAAAATTAGTATTTaaccaaatttaaaatatgaaattcctaATAATTATGAAGAGGAGacaaattttataaatgaccCCCTCTAATGTGAAATCCTAACTTGGCCACTAGTCAGAATGTCATCTAATTTGGTTGAAATGGGTACTTACAGCCACCAAAGTGTTGATTACTTGGTCTTTCTATCATTATAATAATCGATAAAGTCTTTCAATCTTTATGGTGACACCATTTAGGGTCCCatacgaattttttttcaatgatccaaactatctattttttaagtatacATCCATAGATCATccatacaaaaaaattagacaaatcggaaaccgtttcgacatccaattgtgtcttacaaaagCAATTAatacggtgcttcaagaaagtacaaaaatttcaacatttcAATTGAGTGATCAAATGATATcgaattcaagtgatttttgaaaagatgatgatctttaaatgaatatctacaaaatataatgtttgaattagtgaaatacaatacaaaaTGAGTCATACAAGGATGTCcttaaataagcttatttgaggaatttcatatacatatatatggcATTCCatgcaaacaaaaacagtgagatttgaaaagcaaaaacaaaaacagtgaGATTGGAAAAGCAGTTAACTACTGGATCTAGAGTCGAGATATCAAAGGGCTTTTGTTCGTACCTGtggaagaggaagaatagCTAAAATGTCAACTATGATGGACGACTCCCGTATCTCCTTTGTTATACTTGGTATTAGATATTCCTTCTCATGAACTTCAGTTACTTCAGGTAATAACTCACGAAAGCATTTGATGAATGATGTTATTAACTTGGAGGAGCAACTTTTGGGAAGAATTCGATTCATGAAAGGCGAACAATTTTCAAATCTACAAACTTGCAAAATTATTCTGCCTACATAAAATAGATCAGTGAACAATCGCGAGACGAGAGCGATAATCTTTATGGTGTTGTCCAACCTCAGACACTTCAAATCGTGGTTGAGGAGAGGAATGTAGAGGAACAAAGGATCCAGGAAAACGCCAAGCACACATGatgttataaatattttagtcAACCGTGCTgcattttttgaatttttcacaTCTACGTCTCTCGTGTCAGAATTTTCCGTTGTCTGGTTTGAATTTGGATAATCTGTTCTGCTGGCCAAGACACAAAGAACATAAAATTACGCATACAGGATAGAATTAAAGTTTATTGCAATGCAATGACTTTAGCATGTCATCAAAACACCAAAAGAATTTTATTAGATCAATAagaatataattaaaaacatttatttttgtaagaaaggaaaaaagttgaatttgagGCATGCATTTGAAACTCGTAAGTATATAGAGAAACTAACCTTGCTTCAGCTTTCTCTAAATCACCGGGAGCGGAAGCCATATAAActcaaaccttttttttttttttttggtctttttttctttttccagaaACTGAATCTGATCTTGCTAGTGGAATTTGCAACTGATGGGAGCAAACTGAAGTCAAGTTATGAGAATGGTAGATGCTCTCGTTTTGAATCTTCTTTAAAGCACCTGGGTCCATGGGCATGAAAAGGAGAGCCTTTGTTTTTATGGCAGAAAGTGAGTGAGCTAGCAGAAcagaaataaggaaaaatgaaTTTCGATAAAGTTTTCATGGTTGGGGGAGCAAGTAAGGATATGTCCTTCCTAACGACACATTGTGGGGTCGActacaaattttatttatgaatcgtttattttttaagtatcTAATTATAGATTATTTCTGTGAACGACAAATATTTGATTGAGTGTTTAATTAGATAAATGTGGTACTtgaagaaaatactaaaatgacAATTATTTGATTGAgtgtttaattgatttttgaattcaagtgattttttccTAGGATTAAGTTTGAATGAATACCTAAACATTTTACAATTCTgatcttaaaaaaataatatgaattATTCTACAAGAATATCCCTCAAATAACCATACTTGAAAGAATCTCTCAATTGAAACTCCaacatattatatacatatatacactaACGCAAAACAATGAGATTgggaaaaataattaacactGGAGTTTAGATCAACAATAATTGCTATATAAAATAGAAATGTGAGAGACTCAGTGTAGCAGACATTTGATAAACCTTGTCACCTACTACTCTTCCTCCAAGTGCAATGAATCAGAGGCGGCTGACTGTGAACAATAATTGTGGCTAATAATTGTGGCTAAAGTGAACGAAAAATCAAAGATTCCGAACATCttctgaaaataataataataattaaccTCATTCAGAAAACATGTATGTTTTTCTGCTCGACCAAACTTTCCTACAAAGTGCAGTGCACCTGATCTCTTCACTATATTATTTAACCATTGAGCCCACCAACCTAACTGAGGAGGAAGGAAACACACAGCGACAAAGACATAGACgttttaaaatcatatcagtAGACAACATTATTTGGCAAGTTGGTGCAATTTGGTGCAATTcattaaaaaacaattttacCACATTATTTGGCAAGTTGGTGcaattcatcatcatcattacaGAGTCATATTAgataattcaatatataaatGGATCTATACGTGACTTTTAGAAGATTCAATATAATTTAGTTTCACAGCTTTGTGCAATTATCCTTCTCACTACTACGTTTTACTGTTTGCGCGACagaagtttgcgcgacgaacacaaattcgtcgcgcaaaactcaaTAAAGCGACAACAAGAGATACTCGTCGCGCTTAAAAGTCAGAAGTTGCGCGACCAAAGTTTTCGAAGCGCGAAACATATTAGCGCGACAGAAATacagtttcgtcgcgcaaagaaaaaaaaaaacccgggTACTCTTTTGGCGCCAAATACTTTCACGGCGAGACCActcgtcgcgtaagaaaacatAGCGCGACGATGAAACACTTCGTCGCGTAAGAGCATGGTGATTTGGCTGCGAAAACTCTTGCGACAACAGTTTTCGTCGCAAAAGAGAACTTAGCGCGACAAACAATGTtatcgtcgcgtaagaaaacgaaagatttttttaatttggcgccaaaaataaTTAGGGGCGATATTtcagtttgcgcgacgaaacaggGTTCGTCGCGTAAAGGAGATGTCGGTacaatcttgcgcgacgaaacatatttgttacgcgacggaattttgtttttgggcgaCGAGGACAAgaatttgcgcgacaaaagCTTGGGCGACGGAAATatattccgtcgcgcaaaagtttttttgtcgaCAAGTTTTCACGCGCCGAAAAAACTCgatttgtgcgacggaaaaaaGGTTTTGGGCGACGgtatcttgcgcgacgaatttaacttattcgtcgcgcaaagtttttacagtatatcAGAACTCCACctttgcagaggcagaatggaaaaaaatttcctttctgcctctctctctacttCTCTCCCGCTGTCTCTACTGGAAATTCAGTACGTTCATCGGGTAAGTATTTGTTGTCGTTTCTTTttaagtattaatgtaaattcgtactgaCGCTATGAATTGTcttctcgttagggatatttgtaattagcgattggtggagaacgattgagaaggtattttattcgttttatatattaaaaatgttaaagttagtttgttatgtgtacattttttttctgaagttatatttatattatgttgttaaattgtgtgtaatgtagcacaatgtgttgtgatgtacgaagttaattgaaattaacttcgtacttttatttgtatgtttagtaacatttagtttcccgctcgagattagttggatttcgtgcatggatgcgtaaagcatgactgcggtccaattaattcttgaattgtcccactatttggacagtttggtaatgcatagtgttgtcatgTAATCCACGGCTACAGGATTaagtttcgattgtggagatttcggtgtcatctcggtacgttgttcgggtggtacgtaggtattaatacctatgcccacctcaagaactgtatcgagatgctgccgaaattcatccatgtcgaaatctaatctcatgtagccgtaggttacgtgatagaactatgcattcccgaatgggatagggcccttaccggaggcataaggtgacattataacttcgtatgaagttgttgtgattgttgtgttgtgattatggtttcaggaattatgagcagaaggtggatacaaaACCTGAgtagatgcgcagacgaatacttggatggaatcgaggattttattgagtttgcacgtagacacaacccgggtgcaactagaatccgatgtccttgtaggaggtgtaataacacgttgtgggagacaattgaaaatgttggatttcatttagtaaggaatggaatgattgagacatatagcatttggaaccttcatggggaacaattagaccatgcttcgtcttcaaatgccacaagaatggacaatgttgaacctattgtggatcctaatgatcaagtcatggatattatagaggatgtttttccatttgcatcgaccaacatcaatcacgaaagggaagatgacgtgccaacaccaatagacagcgcggagtttgaacaatatgaaaaactgttaaaaaatgcaaaccaagagttatacccggggtgcgagagcttttccgttctcacggccattgtagagctaatgcacggaaaaataaagtatcgtatgtcgaacctgtgtttcgattactttttgggggttttcaagagaatgcttccgacggacaattgtttgccgaaagaccataaacacgcgcagaaggtgttgaatggtcttggattgggttatgaaaaaaattcatgcttgcaaaaataattgcatgttattctacaaggagcatgaaacgttggatacatgccttatatgcaatgagtcgaggttcaaaatgacatctcagaatagaacgactaagatcccacaaaaagtcatgcgttatctgcccctgaaacctaggttgcagcgattgtatatgtcgacgcacactgccacagacatgagatggcataaggaaaaacgggtagacgatgatgtaatgcggcatcctgcagatggggaggcatggaaagagttcgatcgaacgttccccgagtttgctgctgatccccgaaatgttagattgggacttgccaccgacggattcaatccgtatggggttctaaaccaacaccacagcacttggccgattttcgcattcccatataatttgccgccttggaaatgcatgaaaaaagaatacatgatgatgactgttttgataactgaggatcctgggaggtcaatcgatgtttacttaaggccgctggttgatgagctgaaggatttatggacaaacggtgttcgcacgtacgataaatcaactgggaagatgttcactttgcgggcagcagttatgtggactgtgaatgattttccagcatatgcaatggtttctgggtggagcacaaagggttatatggcatgtcctgtatgcaaggaagatgtaacttctggttggcacgcaggaaaagtttgttaccttggtcatcggagatggttgccatgggaccacgaatggcgggaaaaagataaagagtttgacgggaacacagagcgtcgcctcagacctagagaatggtccggtgatgagatcttggaacagcttaaccgtttggattttgctccgttcggaaaaacagttagtcggaccagaccttctacacatatgaactggactcacaagcctatgttttttgagctcccatattggtcgaaactcaaattgaggcacaatctagatgtgatgcatgttgagaaaaatgtatttgacacattggtgggcacgattctagatatcgagggcaagacaaaggacacaatcaaagcccgtcttgatttggaaagaatgggcatacgaaggggttaTGGATGAacagggacagtgataaagctagaagggatcttgcattcttttctatgaaaccgaatgacaaaaaagagtttctaaagtttgtatcgtctgtaaagtttcctgatgggtatgcttctaatatcgcccgttgcgtgaatgttgacgggggtaaatttactggacttaagagccatgactgccatgtgtttatgcaacgcctacttcctgtgggtattcgacatctattgccggaagatgttgtgaagccaatcatgttgttgtccagatttttttcccaactgacggcaaaaacattgcgaaagACAGACATATtgcagttgcgccatgacattgtccaagtcctatgcaagtttgagatgatatttcctccagctttcttcacaagtatgatgcacgtgatggttcacttgccagaagaggcattgcttgctggtcctgtcaactatcgctggatgtatccaatagaaaggtatataatccttttcgtttgtgt
This window harbors:
- the LOC117612893 gene encoding cyclic nucleotide-gated ion channel 1-like isoform X1, translated to MASAPGDLEKAEASRTDYPNSNQTTENSDTRDVDVKNSKNAARLTKIFITSCVLGVFLDPLFLYIPLLNHDLKCLRLDNTIKIIALVSRLFTDLFYVGRIILQVCRFENCSPFMNRILPKSCSSKLITSFIKCFRELLPEVTEVHEKEYLIPSITKEIRESSIIVDILAILPLPQVAILFFFPNMRVSGSFGKRTMNFLIMVQYVPRVLRIYLSCKKARKPFKGQIPLWLKGLLNLFLYILASHVLGAFWYFFAAQQMISCWEHACLYGNGCGAITFNCHDHQTLKNITVLNDFCPINPPDTTPPFNFGIYLNVLQSGALWSTDYPLKFLNSFCWGLRNLSSLASNLQPSFYTWEIAFVAFISIIGLILFVYLIGNLQTYVLIDTERLESHRRENKLKRKLKENDRKVESWLSGHGIPLSRKQKIMEEIKRELEENSDFDVVREILSILPLEEIKSYSPLSRLRKVPLLKDMDEGVLVEISEKLHPEKYTPGKIIINKDETLEMMLFIVDGSVIIEKTDGSQLEHLGPGDFYGEELLVSPLWTSSSDAKPINQSVQAIDDVQALVLSATDMATLSFSSRRHINELRMVVTILQKVPKLQTMDKQVLKAMSHHLSPVSYKRDDYIVRENQPVSRMFFITRGEVTKNENPPEANFIGEELLEWVLDKSFPTILPLSTCTVRVVSNDAEVLILKARMLKNVVSKFMKHFSNFASLSDIRLTWLKKVEIFQQMDEQVLEAICKCLKHMNFNVAKRHILQEKKPLKMMFFVIRGVVLIESDSALEENVKNTCEIGSFYGEELVQWVTTWVHKSFPAKLPLSPGSALCSVRGGPVEILALKADDLKSVVSEFRSKFSTETTLPTDSDQPRELTILKNVEILKTMNEEVLKEVCKHLTEKTYKDEYIIMKDKQMEMMFFIVSGVVSVTNENSKHYLREGERPNHSGDELIQRWVRSKSASVSAELPTSPSSFWAIGEVEVLILKAEDLASVQLGDRIGF
- the LOC117612893 gene encoding cyclic nucleotide-gated ion channel 1-like isoform X2; translation: MASAPGDLEKAEARTDYPNSNQTTENSDTRDVDVKNSKNAARLTKIFITSCVLGVFLDPLFLYIPLLNHDLKCLRLDNTIKIIALVSRLFTDLFYVGRIILQVCRFENCSPFMNRILPKSCSSKLITSFIKCFRELLPEVTEVHEKEYLIPSITKEIRESSIIVDILAILPLPQVAILFFFPNMRVSGSFGKRTMNFLIMVQYVPRVLRIYLSCKKARKPFKGQIPLWLKGLLNLFLYILASHVLGAFWYFFAAQQMISCWEHACLYGNGCGAITFNCHDHQTLKNITVLNDFCPINPPDTTPPFNFGIYLNVLQSGALWSTDYPLKFLNSFCWGLRNLSSLASNLQPSFYTWEIAFVAFISIIGLILFVYLIGNLQTYVLIDTERLESHRRENKLKRKLKENDRKVESWLSGHGIPLSRKQKIMEEIKRELEENSDFDVVREILSILPLEEIKSYSPLSRLRKVPLLKDMDEGVLVEISEKLHPEKYTPGKIIINKDETLEMMLFIVDGSVIIEKTDGSQLEHLGPGDFYGEELLVSPLWTSSSDAKPINQSVQAIDDVQALVLSATDMATLSFSSRRHINELRMVVTILQKVPKLQTMDKQVLKAMSHHLSPVSYKRDDYIVRENQPVSRMFFITRGEVTKNENPPEANFIGEELLEWVLDKSFPTILPLSTCTVRVVSNDAEVLILKARMLKNVVSKFMKHFSNFASLSDIRLTWLKKVEIFQQMDEQVLEAICKCLKHMNFNVAKRHILQEKKPLKMMFFVIRGVVLIESDSALEENVKNTCEIGSFYGEELVQWVTTWVHKSFPAKLPLSPGSALCSVRGGPVEILALKADDLKSVVSEFRSKFSTETTLPTDSDQPRELTILKNVEILKTMNEEVLKEVCKHLTEKTYKDEYIIMKDKQMEMMFFIVSGVVSVTNENSKHYLREGERPNHSGDELIQRWVRSKSASVSAELPTSPSSFWAIGEVEVLILKAEDLASVQLGDRIGF